From Pagrus major chromosome 2, Pma_NU_1.0, one genomic window encodes:
- the gjd1b gene encoding gap junction delta-2 protein: MGEWTILERLLEAAVQQHSTMIGRILLTVVVIFRILIVAIVGETVYEDEQTMFICNTLQPGCNQACYDKAFPISHIRYWVFQIILVCTPSLCFITYSVHQSAKQKDRRYSFLYPIMERDYGGRDGARKLRNINGILVQHGGDGGGGKEEPDCLEVKEIPNAPRGLTHGKSSKVRRQEGISRFYIIQVVFRNALEIGFLAGQYFLYGFSVPGIFECDRYPCLKEVECYVSRPTEKTVFLVFMFAVSGICVVLNLAELNHLGWRKIKAAIRGVQARRKSICEIRKKDMAHLSQPPNLGRTQSSESAYV, from the coding sequence gaTCCTGCTAACAGTAGTGGTGATCTTCCGTATCCTGATCGTTGCAATTGTTGGAGAGACCGTGTACGAGGACGAGCAGACCATGTTCATCTGCAACACTCTTCAGCCAGGCTGCAACCAGGCCTGCTACGACAAGGCCTTCCCCATTTCCCACATTCGCTACTGGGTCTTCCAGATCATATTGGTGTGCACGCCCAGCCTCTGCTTCATCACCTACTCCGTCCACCAGTCGGCCAAGCAGAAAGACCGGCGCTATTCCTTCCTGTATCCCATAATGGAAAGGGACTACGGCGGAAGGGACGGAGCGCGAAAGCTCCGCAACATTAATGGAATTCTAGTTCAACATGGCGGTGATGgcggaggagggaaggaagaacCCGACTGTCTGGAGGTGAAGGAGATCCCCAATGCCCCTCGAGGCCTAACCCACGGGAAGAGCTCCAAGGTTCGTCGGCAAGAAGGGATCTCCCGCTTTTACATCATTCAGGTGGTGTTCAGAAACGCGCTGGAGATTGGCTTCTTGGCAGGCCAATACTTCCTTTACGGCTTTAGTGTGCCTGGGATTTTCGAGTGTGACCGCTACCCGTGTCTGAAGGAGGTGGAGTGCTACGTGTCTCGCCCCACGGAAAAAACGGTTTTCCTGGTGTTCATGTTTGCTGTAAGCGGCATCTGTGTTGTGCTCAACCTGGCCGAGCTCAACCACCTGGGCTGGCGCAAGATCAAGGCGGCCATCAGGGGTGTCCAGGCCCGCAGGAAGTCTATCTGCGAGATCAGAAAGAAGGACATGGCGCATCTGTCCCAGCCCCCAAATCTTGGACGCACACAGTCCAGTGAGTCAGCCTACGTCTGA